The Kitasatospora sp. NBC_00374 genome has a segment encoding these proteins:
- a CDS encoding MlaD family protein encodes MLTLATRLKNLAFLAVAVLVLGFIAVEHADLGQYVGLRDYYRVDVELDRTGGLFEHADVTYRGVSVGRVGHLGLTADGVRAELRISGSAPRIPSRLKAVVANLSAVGEQYLDLRPSTDQPPYLADGSTIARADTATPAPVTDMLTHVDALVGSVPLQSLRTVVDEFGRAFNGQADNLQALLDGGGRLVDAASAALPATTRLVVDSETVLRTQNDEADAIRAFATGARELAGQLVRSDPDLRRVIATGPQAAAQVGALVKDLDPGLSVLLANLLTTAELGVTRQHGIEELLVRLPAVAAAGSTAVDADGAHLGMAVTFFSPLPCTTGYAGTTYRNGLDTGPAPAFNTAAGCTAPASSGSSVRGSGNAPKGGVPTPVAPATAAPHTGRTDR; translated from the coding sequence ATGCTCACCCTCGCCACCCGGCTGAAGAACCTCGCCTTCCTGGCCGTCGCCGTCCTGGTGCTCGGCTTCATCGCCGTCGAGCACGCCGACCTCGGGCAGTACGTCGGGCTGCGCGACTACTACCGGGTCGACGTCGAACTCGACCGCACCGGCGGCCTGTTCGAGCACGCGGACGTCACGTACCGGGGTGTCTCGGTCGGCCGGGTCGGCCACCTCGGCCTCACCGCGGACGGCGTCCGCGCCGAACTGCGGATCTCCGGCTCCGCGCCCCGCATCCCCAGCCGCCTGAAGGCCGTGGTCGCCAACCTCTCCGCCGTCGGCGAGCAGTACCTCGACCTCCGGCCCAGCACCGACCAGCCGCCCTACCTCGCCGACGGCTCCACCATCGCCCGCGCCGACACCGCCACCCCCGCACCCGTCACCGACATGCTCACCCACGTCGACGCCCTGGTCGGCTCCGTCCCGCTGCAGTCCCTGCGGACCGTGGTCGACGAGTTCGGCCGCGCCTTCAACGGCCAGGCCGACAACCTCCAGGCGCTGCTGGACGGCGGCGGCCGCCTCGTCGACGCGGCGAGCGCCGCACTGCCCGCCACCACCCGGCTGGTGGTCGACTCCGAGACCGTCCTGCGGACCCAGAACGACGAGGCCGACGCGATCCGCGCGTTCGCCACCGGCGCCCGCGAGCTGGCCGGCCAACTCGTCCGCTCCGACCCGGACCTGCGCCGTGTCATCGCCACCGGACCGCAGGCCGCCGCCCAGGTCGGCGCCCTGGTCAAGGATCTCGACCCCGGTCTGAGCGTGCTGCTCGCCAACCTGCTCACCACCGCCGAACTCGGCGTCACCCGGCAGCACGGCATCGAGGAGCTCCTGGTCCGCCTGCCGGCCGTGGCCGCCGCCGGCTCCACCGCCGTCGACGCCGACGGCGCCCACCTCGGCATGGCCGTGACCTTCTTCTCCCCCCTGCCCTGCACCACCGGCTACGCCGGTACCACCTACCGCAACGGCCTGGACACCGGCCCGGCGCCCGCGTTCAACACGGCCGCCGGCTGCACCGCCCCCGCCTCCTCCGGCAGCTCGGTCCGCGGCTCCGGCAACGCCCCCAAGGGCGGCGTGCCCACCCCCGTGGCCCCCGCCACCGCCGCGCCGCACACCGGACGGACCGACCGGTGA
- a CDS encoding GlxA family transcriptional regulator, whose protein sequence is MSADATGLPAVHRVAVLVLDGFLPLDLGIPTQVFAKRPGLPYRLTLCAPAPGPVVSLAGFTVLVDDGLDALEDADTVVVPGFAPHLRPYEPAVLDALRAAHARGCRTVSICTGAFALAAAGLLDGRTATTHWEHAADLAAFPGVTVVPEVLYVDEGDVLTSAGVAAGIDLCLHLVRRDLGARAANQVARSLVAAPHREGGQAQYVRLPLPGAEGRSSLAATRAWALERLREPLSVDELAAHAHMSTRTFARRFTAETGVAPLRWLLTARLDRARELLEHGGLSIDRVAEDSGLGSPSNLRLHFRRVLGTSPSAYRTAFGAGTGTGNSTGTGG, encoded by the coding sequence ATGTCGGCGGACGCGACCGGCCTTCCGGCGGTGCACCGGGTCGCGGTGCTGGTCCTGGACGGCTTTCTCCCACTGGACCTCGGGATTCCGACCCAGGTCTTCGCCAAGCGGCCCGGCCTGCCGTACCGGCTGACGCTGTGCGCGCCGGCGCCCGGGCCGGTGGTGTCCCTGGCCGGGTTCACCGTCCTGGTCGACGACGGCCTCGACGCCCTGGAGGACGCGGACACCGTCGTCGTGCCGGGGTTCGCCCCGCATCTGCGGCCCTACGAGCCGGCCGTGCTCGACGCGCTGCGCGCCGCGCATGCGCGGGGCTGCCGGACGGTGTCCATCTGCACCGGCGCCTTCGCCCTGGCCGCGGCCGGGCTGCTCGACGGTCGCACCGCCACCACGCACTGGGAGCACGCCGCCGACCTCGCCGCGTTCCCCGGGGTCACGGTCGTGCCCGAGGTGCTGTACGTGGACGAGGGGGACGTCCTGACCTCGGCGGGTGTGGCCGCCGGTATCGACCTGTGCCTGCACCTGGTGCGGCGCGATCTGGGGGCCCGGGCCGCCAACCAGGTGGCCCGCTCGCTGGTGGCCGCCCCGCACCGGGAGGGCGGGCAGGCCCAGTACGTCCGGTTGCCGCTGCCCGGGGCGGAGGGCCGCAGTTCGCTGGCCGCCACCCGGGCCTGGGCCCTGGAGCGGCTGCGCGAGCCGCTGTCGGTCGACGAGTTGGCCGCCCACGCCCACATGTCGACCCGGACGTTCGCCCGGCGCTTCACCGCCGAGACCGGGGTGGCACCGCTGCGGTGGCTGCTGACCGCCCGGCTCGACCGCGCCAGGGAGCTGCTCGAACACGGTGGCCTGAGCATCGACCGGGTGGCCGAGGACAGCGGGCTGGGCAGCCCCTCCAACCTGCGGCTGCACTTCCGGCGGGTTCTCGGCACATCACCCAGCGCCTACCGGACGGCCTTCGGAGCCGGCACCGGCACTGGCAACAGCACCGGCACCGGCGGCTGA
- a CDS encoding HD domain-containing protein yields the protein MNTDTDTAGRTATELPELPGTPLARLTLDLVLREETAALAHHSIRSALFARLLADHRGAHPGRDYDPELLFLACTLHDLGLSELGNRHQRFEVDGADAAAEFLTAQGLPAARVDAVWQAIALHASPGIAERSGTLCELVRLGIGMDFGRGTDFVPDGTGAALHATYPRLSMATSLTDAIVAQARLRPEKAPAFSITAELLRERTAAPGEPTALEAATTAGRWGN from the coding sequence ATGAACACCGACACCGACACCGCCGGCCGTACCGCGACCGAACTCCCCGAGCTGCCCGGTACCCCGCTCGCCCGGCTCACCCTCGACCTCGTCCTGCGCGAGGAGACGGCCGCCCTCGCCCACCACAGCATCCGCAGCGCCCTGTTCGCCCGCCTGCTGGCCGACCACCGCGGCGCCCACCCGGGCCGCGACTACGACCCCGAGCTGCTCTTCCTCGCCTGCACCCTGCACGACCTCGGCCTGAGCGAGCTCGGCAACCGGCACCAGCGCTTCGAGGTCGACGGCGCCGACGCCGCAGCCGAGTTCCTCACCGCCCAGGGCCTGCCCGCGGCCCGGGTCGACGCGGTGTGGCAGGCCATCGCCCTGCACGCCTCGCCCGGCATCGCCGAGCGCAGCGGCACCCTGTGCGAGCTCGTCCGACTCGGCATCGGCATGGACTTCGGCCGCGGCACCGACTTCGTGCCGGACGGCACCGGCGCCGCCCTCCACGCCACCTACCCGCGGCTGTCCATGGCCACCTCGCTGACCGACGCGATCGTCGCCCAGGCCCGCCTGCGCCCCGAGAAGGCACCCGCCTTCTCGATCACCGCCGAGCTGCTGCGCGAACGGACCGCGGCGCCCGGCGAGCCGACCGCGCTGGAGGCGGCGACGACGGCGGGACGCTGGGGAAACTAG
- a CDS encoding cupin domain-containing protein: MADQRQCTVVRTGHYEGVQGGIFGAGVSAQSAGAERLCLHRLVMPAGTRGRPHLHEGHESAIFIQSGQVEVWHGEDLAEHVVLRAGDYLHIPADTPHLPVNTGAEDMVCLVARTDPNEQEGVRLLDLPVWLESRVSPLPVGAG; the protein is encoded by the coding sequence ATGGCAGACCAGAGGCAGTGCACAGTGGTCCGGACCGGGCACTACGAGGGAGTGCAGGGCGGCATCTTCGGAGCGGGCGTCAGTGCCCAGTCGGCGGGGGCGGAGCGACTCTGTCTGCACCGCCTGGTGATGCCCGCCGGGACGCGCGGCCGTCCGCACCTGCACGAGGGGCATGAATCGGCCATCTTCATCCAGTCCGGCCAGGTCGAGGTCTGGCACGGGGAGGACCTGGCCGAGCATGTGGTCCTTCGCGCGGGCGACTACCTGCACATCCCCGCCGACACCCCTCACCTGCCGGTGAACACCGGTGCCGAGGACATGGTGTGCCTGGTCGCGCGGACGGACCCGAACGAGCAGGAGGGTGTCCGGCTCCTGGACCTCCCGGTGTGGCTGGAGTCCCGCGTCAGCCCGCTGCCCGTCGGGGCAGGCTGA